CGATCTGGTGCGTGCTCGTCGTGCTGGTCTGGCAGAACATCGGCTTCGTCATGGTGATCTACCTGGCCGGACTCGCCACCGTCCCCATCGAGATGGAGGAGGCGGCCGCGCTCGACGGCGCGAGCCCGTTCCGGCGCTTCCGGTTCGTGGTGCTGCCGATGATCCAGCCGTCCGTCGCCATCGCCACCACGCTGACGCTCATCCAGGGCCTCCGGGTCTTCGACCAGGTGGTCGCGCTGACCGGAGGCGGCCCGGCGGGAGCCACGCAGACGCTCGCGCTGGAGATCTACCAGCAGGCGTTCACCTACCAGGAGTTCGGCTTCGGGGCGGCGCTCGCCCTCATCCTGAGCCTGCTCATCCTGCTCTTCTCCATCGCCCAGCAGTGGGCGACCCGCGATCGCTCGGCCAAGGAGGCGTGAACCGTGTTCCGCTACACGAAGAAGACCCTCACGATCGAGATCATCACCCTGCTCGCCGCGGCGATCATGCTGCTGCCGTTCTGGATCCTGCTGGTGGGGTCGTTCAAGACCCTCCCCGACATCCTGAGCTCGGCGGCCGTCGCCCCGCCGACGAGTCCGACGTTCGACAACTTCGTCCAGCTGCTCTCGCCGGCCTCCAGCTCGTCGGGCAACATCTGGGCCGGTCTCGCCTCGAGCCTCGTCATCACGTCGGGCAGCATCTTCCTGCTCGTCGCGCTCGGATCGGTCGCCGCCTACGGGATCGCGCGCTCCACCAGCAAGTGGAGCCGGCGCTCCTACTACCTGTTCCTCACGGCCATCATCCTGCCGACGCAGCTCGGAACCCTTCCGCTCTACATCGGTGCCCGCAACGTCGGGCTCGTTGGCAACCCGTGGGGCATGATCCTGATCTACACCGGGATGCTGCTGCCGCTGTCGGTCTTCCTCTACGCCAACTTCTTCCGGAACCTCAGCCAGGAGTACGAGGAGGCGGCCGTCATCGACGGCGCGAACCGGTACCAGGTGTTCTGGCGTGTGGTCTTCCCACTGATGTCGCCCGCGACCGGGACAGTGGCCATCCTCGCCGGACTGATCGTCTGGAACGACTTCTTCACCTCGCTGATCTTCCTGAACGGGACGCCGTACCAGACGCTCCCGGTCGTCATGTACAGCTACGTCGGCTCGCTGGTCTCGCAGTGGAACCTGATCTTCGCGGTCGTCATCGTCTCGATGATCCCGATCCTCGCGTTCTACGCCTTCGCCCAGAAGAAGTTCATCCAGGGCTACGCCGGCGGACTCAAAGGCTGACGCATGGCCGACGCACCGCGGTCCGCCCCCGACCTCGGGGACGGGACCTTCCTCAACCCCGTCCTGCCCGGCGACCGGCCCGATCCGGCCGTGCTGCGGGTCGGCGAGCAGTACTACCTGACGTACTCGTCGTTCGATGCGTCGCCCGGGCTGACCATCTGGCGTTCGCCGGACCTCGTCAACTGGACCTTCGTCACCTGCGCGCTGCAGCATCCGCTGACCACGGTCTTCGCGCCGGACTTCATCGAGCATGACGGCCGGTACTACCTGTACATCCCGTTCATCCCGAGCGCCTGGTCGGATGCGATCGACGAGCCGCAGATCTGGGTGATCCACGCGGACAGCCCGGAAGGCCCGTGGAGCGAACCGGTCTACACCGGCGTCTCCGGCGCCATCGACCCGGGCCACGTCGTGGGGGAGGACGGCGAGCGCTACCTGTTCGTCAACGGCATCCGCAGCTGCCGGCTGAGCCGGGACGGACTCCGGGCGGTCACGGACCTCGAGCGGGTCTACGACGGCTGGCGGTATCCCGAGGAGTGGGTCACCGAGGCGTACGCGCTGGAGGGGCCGAAGCTCTTCCGTCGAGGGGAGTGGTTCTACCTGGTGAGCGCCGTCGGCGGCACCGGCGGACCCGCGACCGGTCACATGGTGATCGTCGCGCGCTCGCGCTCGGTCCACGGCCCGTGGGAGAACGCCCCCGGCAACCCGATCGCGCGCACCTGGTCCGCCGACGAGACGTGGTGGTCGCGCGGACACGCGACCATCCTCGACGCGCCGGACGGGACGTGGTGGATGGTGTCGCACGGCTACGCCAACGGCTACCGCACGCTCGGGCGGCAGGGGCTGCTCGAGCCGATCGAGTGGACGGACGACGGATGGCCGGTGGCGGCCGCATCCGATATCGGGGTTCCGTTGCGGAAGCCGGCCGGAGCGTCCGGGCCGGTCGCCGTCCCGGCCCCGACCGACGACTTCTCGTCTCCCGCCTGGGGGGAGCGCTGGGTGTTCGACAACCCCGGGCCGGAGGAGGCGAGCCGCGCGGAGTTCGGCGACGGCCTCGTGCTCCGCGCGGCGGGCACGTCGCCGGCCGACTCGTCGCCGCTCACCGCCTGGGCGATGGACGAGGCCTACGAGATCGAGGTGGAGGTCGAGGTCCGCGAGGGCGCGACCGGCGGGCTCCTGCTCTACTTCGACGACCGCATGTTCTTCGGCATGGGGTGGGACGGCGCGGCGCTGCCCTCGTACGCGGGCGGCATCCGGACGCATTGGCGCGAGCCGGCCGAACCCGGCGCGACCGTCCAGCTCCGCCTCCGCAACGACCACCACATCGTGACCGGCTGGCACCGGCGCCCGGGCGAGCCGTGGACGCGTCACGGCGTCCGGTACGACACCGCCGGTGCTCACTCGGCGACCATGAACGACCTGAAGAGCCTGCGTCCCGCGCTGTTCGCGGCGGGCGACGGCGAGGTCGTGTTCCGGGACTTCCGGTACCGCCCGTTGCAGGGTGGGACACCCGTCGAGGTCGCGCCATGACCCTCGACCGGCTGCGCGACGCCGTCACGGGTACCGTCCCGAACGCGATCATGCCCCTGTTCTGGCAGAAGGGTGCGCCCCTCGAGGTCGTGCGCGAGGAGATGGAACGCATTGGCGACGCCGGGATCGGCGCGGTGATCCTCGAAGCCCGACCGCATCCCGACTTCCTCGGCGACGGCTGGTGGCGCGATGTGGATGCGGTGCTCGAGATCGCCCGCCGACGCGGGATGAAGGTGTGGTTCTTCGACGACGACACGTTCCCGACCGGTCACGCCGGCGGTGCGGTGGAATCGGCGCCGGCCGGACTCCGCCGGCACTTCCTCACCGAGCGGCACACGGACGCCGTCGGCCCCGCGCGCGGCGCCTCGTTCATCGTCGAGCGGCGGAAGTTCTGGGGACCGGAGTCCGCGCAGGAGCCGGGCGCCCTCCTCCGGGTGCTCGCCTATCCGCGTGCCGAGGACTCGGACGAGCTCACCGGCGACCCGGTGGATCTGACCGACCGCATCGACGACGGGATCCTGCACTGGGACATCCCCGACGGCTGGTGGCGCGTCTTCTTCCTCTCCGTGGTCGAGGGGGGCGGGAGCGAACGGCATGCGAACCACATCGACTACCTCAACCCGGCCTCGACCCGATTGCTCATCGACTCCGTCTACGAGCGCATCCACGACCGGTACGCCGACGAGTTCGGCGAGACCATCGCAGGGTTCTTCAGCGATGAGCCGGGGCTCTACAACGACCCGGACACGTTCGACTTCGGTTCGCGCCTCGGCGGAGCCGTGCCGTTGCCGTGGAACGACGCGCTCGCCGAGCGGCTGTCCGAGCGGCTCGGGGAGGATGCGTCGGCGCTCCTCCCGCTGCTCTGGTCGCCGGCGGGCGGTCGCGAGCGCGCCGTGCGCTACGCCTTCATGGATGCGGTGAGCGCCCTGTACTCGCAGAACTTCAGCGGGCGGCTCGGCGACTGGTGCCGCGCCCACGGCGTGGAGTACATCGGCCACGTCATCGAGGACAACGGCGCTCACGCCCGCCTCGGCCCCGGAGCGGGGCACTACTTCCGCGCCATGGCCGGGCAGGACCTCGCCGGCATCGACATCATCGGCGGGCAGGTCGTCCCGGGCTTCGCACGCGGCCCGTTCGGCAATCTGTCGGGTGCGGCGGAGGGGGAGTTCTTCCACTTCGGGCTGGCGAAGCTCGCGTCCTCCGCGGCGCACATCGACCCGCTCAAGCAGGGCCGGTCGATGTGCGAGACGATCGGCGCCTACGGCTGGTACGCGGGCCTGCGGCTGTTCACCTGGCTCACCGACCACCTCCTGGTGCGCGGTGTGACCCATGTGGTGCCGCACGCGTTCTCCCCGGCGCCGTTCCCGGATCCGGACTGCCCTCCGCACTTCTACGCCCACGGCCAGAACCCGCAGTACCCGTACCAGCGGCTGCTGAGCGGGTACACGAACCGGCTGAGCCACCTGCTCCAGAGCGGTTCGCACGTCGCGCCGTTCGCCGTGCTCTATCACGCGGAGGCGGAGTGGCTCGGGGAGGCGATGCCGTCGGAGCGGCCGCTGCGGCTGCTGATGGAGGCGCAACTGGACGCCGACATAGTCCCGGCCGACGCACTGCCCTCGGCGGTCCTCGATCGCTCGAAGCTGACGCTCGGCGCCGAGACGTACGACGCGCTGATCGTCCCGGGCAGCGCATTCCTGCCGGAGCACGTGGCGCAGCAGCTCCTCCGTCTCGACGACGCCGGCGTTCCGGTCGTCTTCGTGGGCTCGGTGCCCGAGATCGCCGGTGGGAGCGACGCCGACGCCCTGCGCATCCGGTTCCGCCAGGTGTCGCAGAAGCGGCTCGTCGACTCCGTCTCCGGGATGACCGAGCGCGCCGTGCAGCTGGACCGTCCGCATCCGTCGCTGCGCGTGCTCCGCCGCGCAGCGGACAAGGCGGACATCGTCATGCTGGTCAACGAGTCGGTGCGGGATGCCGTCCGCGCCGAAGCGGCGATCCCGCGGGCCGGATCCGTGGTCGCGTTCGACGCGTTCACCGGGACGCTGACGGCAGTGCCCAGCACCGGCGACGCGCAGGGAACCCGGGTCGCTCTGGACCTCGCGCCGGGTGCCGCGGCGGTGCTCATCGTGGGCACGCGCGACGCCTGGGACGGGCTGCCGGTCGCGCCGGCCGCCGAGCGCGGCGACGCGGTCGTCCTCGCCTCGACCTGGTCGGTCGCGACCGCCGCTGCGGGCGCGCCCTTCGAGGAGTGGCGTGAGCTCGACGACCTCCGCCCGCTGAGCGCACCGGATCTGCTCCCTCGGTTCAGCGGGACCGCCCGTTACTCCACGTCGTTCGACGCACCCGGGACGGGCCTTCCGCACGCCCTCGACCTCGGCGAGGTGTTCGAGCTCGCGACCGTCCGCCTGAACGGTGTCGACCTCGGCAGCCGGATCGCGCCGCCGTACGTCTTCGAGGTCCCGGAGGGCGTGCTCGCCCCGACGAACCTCCTGGAGGTCGACGTGACCAACACGCTCGCGAAGGCGCAGCCCGACTTCTTCTCCGCCTTCGCGCAGCAGGACCCCAGCGGACTGCTCGGACCAGTCACGATCGCCCCGCTCACCCGGGAGGACCGCGCATGACCGGCAACCGTGCCGCCTTCGAGCGGTTCTGCGATCTCTTCTACACGCAGAAGCGCGTCGCCGACGCCTTCGCGTTCCTCGTCGCCGACGACTACCGGCAGCACAACCCGAACCTCGCGGACGGTCCGGCCGTCGCGGTCGAGGCCCTCACCCCGAAGTTCGACGGCGACCCGGAGGCGCGCTTCGAGATCCAGCGCATCCTCGTCGACGGCGACCTGGCCATGGTGCACGTCAAAGCGTCCGGGCCCGGACGCCCGGATGCGGCCGTCGCCGACATCTACCGCTTCCACGACGGCCGGATCGTCGAGCACTGGGATGTGCTTCAGGCCGTGCCCGCGCATCCCGTCCACGACCACCCGATGTTCTGAACAGGAGAACCATGTACCAGCTCGCACCCAACATCGAACTGCTCTTCACGGAGGCCGGTGATTACCACGACCGCGTGCGCGCCGCCGCGGCCGCGGGCTTCACCGCGGTGGAGATGTGGGGACCGACCGGGGTCGACGCCCCGGCCACGCCGAAGGACCTCCCTGCGCTCAAGGCGGCACTGGAGGAGACCGGGACGATCCTCACCGCCCAGCTCGCCGAGCCGCGCACGCAGTTCATGATCCCGCCGTGGGACCACTCGGAGTTCTACCGCAAGCTCGACGAGGGCGTCGCCATCGCGCAGGACCTCGGTTGCCCGCGCATCGTCGTCGGCAGCGGCACGGGCTTCGGCGGCTGGAAGCGCCAGGTCCAGCTCGACAAGCTGGTCGAGATCTACCGGAAAGCCATCGACCAGATCGACGGCTCCGGCATCACGCTCGCGCTGGAACCGGTCAACGTCCGCGTCGATCACCCGGGTTCGCTGCTCGACCGCACCGCGGAGGCGGTCTACGTCGCGCGCGGAGTCGACTCCCCGTACTTCGGCGTGCTCTACGACATCTACCACTCGGCCGTCGAGAGCGAGGACATGGCCGCCGAGCTCCGCAACGCGGGATCGTTGATCGCCTACGTGCAGCTCGCCGACGCCCCCGGCCGCGGTGAGCCGGGCTCGGGCGAGCTCGACTGGGAGGAGAGACTCGGCATCCTCCGGGCGTCCGGTTACGACGGCCCGATCGGGCTCGAGTACTACCCGACGCAGGAGTCCGCGGCGTCCGTCGCCCTCATCCGCGACCTGGCGGCGACGGCATGAGCCGCTATCCGGAGTCCGTCGACGTCGTCATCGTGGGGAGCGGTCCCGCCGGCGCCACGTACGCGCGGATCCTCAGCGAGGAGGCGCCCGACGCCGTCGTCGCACTGTTCGAGGTCGGGCCGACCGTGTCGGACCCGCCGGGCGCGCACGTGAAGAACATCGAGGATCCCGCCGCCCGTTCCATCGCTCAGGAGCGCTCCGAGGGCCCGGGCGCGGGCGCGGACACCGTCAGCTCGCCGGGCGCCGTCACGTCCGGGCAGCGGCGGGCGCGACCCGGCACCTACCTGCTGGAGGAGGGCTTCCAGGAGCCGGGCGAGGACGGCATGCCCGTCGCCGCGTTCTCCAGCAACGTCGGCGGGATGGGCGCCCACTGGACCGGGGCCTGCCCACGGCCCGGCGGCAGCGAGCGCATCGCCTTCCTCCCCGACCTCGACGACCTGCTCGACGAGGGCGACCGGCTGCTCGGCGTCACGACCGACGCGTTCGACTCGGCGCCGTTCACCGCGCTCGTGCGGGAGCGGCTCGCCGCCGCCCTCGACGACGGGCGGCCGCCCGCCCAGCGGGTCCAGCGGATGCCGCTCGCGGTGCACCGCCGCGACGACGGGCGACTGGTCTGGTCGGGATCGGACGTCGTCTTCGGCGATGCCACCCGCGCGAACCCCAACTTCACCCTGTACGACGAGTCGCTGGTGACACGCGTGCTGCTCGACGGAGGCCGGGCCTCCGGGGTGGAGGTGCGCGACCGGCGGACGGGTGAGCTCCACACGGTCCGAGCGTGGTTCGTGGTCGTCGCCGCGGACGCCCTGCGCACGCCGCAGGTGCTCTGGGCGTCGGGCATCCGCCCGGACGCCCTGGGCCGGATGCTGAACGACCAGACGCAGACCGTGTACGCCACGCGCATCCGGGACGCCGAGAGCGTCGCGCCCGCCGGAGCGTCCGGAAGCACGGCGGAAGGGGATGTCGGTGTCGACGAGATCGTCGACGGCGCGATCAGCGAGCAGAGCGGCGTCACCTGGGTGCCGTTCACCGACGAGGTGCCGTTCCACGGCCAGGTGATGCAGCTGGATGCCTCGCCGATCCCGCTCGCGGACGACGACCCCGTCGTGCCCGGCTCGATCGTGGGCCTCGGCCTGTTCTGCGCCAAGGATCTGCAGTGGGACGACCGCGTCGCCTTCAGCGACGACGAGCAGGACTGGTATGGGATGCCGGCGCTGCGCATCCACTACCGGCTCACCGACCGCGATCGCGCCGTGCTCGAACGCGCCCAGGCCGAGATCGTGGAACTCGCGAAGGTGGTCGGCGAGCCGATCGGGGACCGGCCGTTCACCATGCCGCTCGGCGCCTCCCTGCACTATCAGGGCAGCGTGCGGATGGGCGAGACCGACGACGGGCGCAGCGTGTGCAGCCCGGACAGCGAGGTGTGGGCCGCGCCCGGCGTTTTCGTCGCGGGCAACGGCGTCATCCCGACCGCCACCGCGTGCAACCCGACGCTGACCTCGGTCGCGCTCGCCGTGAAGGGTGCGAAGCGCATCGCGAGCGATCTCGCCGCGCACTGACCCTTGCCTTATGTAAGAAAACGACGTTAGTCTGTTGAAAGACGGAAAAAGTAGTCGAGGAGGACTTCGTGATCCCGGATCGCATCATCGAGCAGGGCACGCTCACGACCACCGGCACGCGTGCCGCGGTCGAAGTGCGCATCCCCTGGTACCGCGCGCTGCCGGCGTCCTGCATCGCAGGCGCGTCGCTCACCATCGACGGCGTGCCCGCGCCGGCGGAATCGCTCCGCTGGGAGCTCAACGGCCGCGTCCGCACCTTCGAGGAGATGGCCGATGACACCGAGGAGTGGTGGTTCCCGCTCGACTCTGCCGTGCTCTCCGGCGAGGTGCCGGTCGCGCCGGACGGCGGTGAGCACGACGTCGCCGTCGACCTCACGGTCTACATCCCCTACATCATCATCGGCGACGACGAGGTGCTCCATATCGAAGAGCACGACACCAAGACCATGAAGGCGGTGACGGCATGAGCGCAGCGGCCTCCGGCCTCGGATCCCCGATCCAGGGCGTGACCCTCTACAGCTTCACGCGGGCGTTCCACGGCCGCGAATACGACCTGGAAGGCCTGATCCGCAAGGTCGCCGCGGAGAGCTACGGCCCGGGGCTCGAGATCATCGGGTTCTCCAGCTTCCGCGGCTTCCCCGCGATCGACGACTCCTTCGCCGGCTGGTTCCGCGACCTCGTCGCCGAGGTCGGGCTGGTGCAGACGTCCCTGGCGATCAACGCCGACATCGGCATCCACCGCGACCGGCTGCTCGACCAGGACGAACTGATCGAGTACATGCGCCTCCAGATCGAGGCGGCGGCGAAGCTCGGCTTCCCGATCGCACGCGTGCAGATCTCCATCACCCCCGACTCGATGGCCGCGCTCGCGCCGATCGCCGAGCGCTACGGCGTGACCCTGGCGCTCGAGGTGCACGCCGACCAGTACGCCTCGCACCCGCGCATCCTGGCGCTGCGCGACCGGTACGAGGAGGTCGGGTCGCCGTTCCTCGGCTTCACCGCCGACTGGGGCGCCACCACGGTCGGCTTCGCGCCGTCGCTGCTGGAGGCGTACCGCCGCCGTGGCGCAACGGACGAACTGCTCGGCCAGGTCGTCGAGCTCTGGAACGAGTTCTACCAGGCGGGTCCGCCCGCGGACCAGGCCGACCACGGCCAGCGCTTCGGCCGCTTCATCGGCCTCGCCGCCCAGAACGGCCGTCCCGACCTCGGCATCGACTTCGCCATCAACGGCACCGGCCTGTTCGGCCCGGCGCGCGTCGACGACTGGCTGGAGATCATGCCGTGGATCAAGCACGTGCACGGCAAGTTCTTCGGTATCGACGAGAACCACGAAGAGCCGTCCGTGCCGGTCCGCGACCTCATCGCGCTGCTGGTGCGCAACGGCTACAACGGTGCCATCTCGAGCGAGTACGAGGGCTGGCACTGGAACTACTGGCAGTCGCCCTTCGAGATCATCCGCGACGAGCAGGCGGTGCAGCGGTCGGCCGCTCAGGATGCGGGCAGCCGCATGATCACCGACTCCGCCGAGGCGCGCCGCCAGCTCGCGCAGTGGCTGCCGAGCACGGAAGGCGTGAGCGCATGAGCGACAGCGACGGCATCGCGGGCACCGGCATCGAGCTGGGCACGACCCTCTACTCGATGACCAGCGAGTTCGCGGCCGGGCTCTACACGCCCGAGACGCTCATCGCGGCCGTCGCCGAGAACGGCATCGGGCCGGGCGTGGAGTTCAACATCGCCCAGCTGCTGCGCACCTACCCGGACGTCGACTCCGAGTTCGTCACGCTGTGGTTCGACACGCTGGAGAAGCACGGCCTCGAGCCGAGCGCCGTCGGCACCAACCTCGACATGGGACGCCGAAAGGACCGCGACATGACGCCCGACGAGGAGCACGACTTCCTCGCCCGGCAGCTCCAGACCGCGCACACCCTCGGGTTCAAGCGAGTGGTCATCCGCTCGGCCGGACGGGAGCTGCTGCGCAGCCTCCTGCCGCTCGCAGAGAAGTACGACCAGCGTCTCGGCTACGAGATCCACGCGCCGCAGGGCCCGAACGATCCGAAGGTGCTCGGCATCCGCGAGCTGTACGACGAGCTCGGCAGCGACCGGCTCGGCTTCACCGCCGACTTCTCCTCGACCATGCACAGCCTGTCGCCGACGCTGCTGGCGCAGCTGGCGAAGATGGGCCTCGACGAGAAGCACTTCGCCGTCATGGACGAGATCTGGCACGAACCGACCCCCATGCACGTGCGCAACCAGAAGTTCGAGGACTATCTCACCGGCGAAGGCGTCGACCCGGCGCGGTTCGGGCCGTTCACCCGGCTGGCGTTCAACATGCACGGGCTCGTCCCCCCGGAGGAGTGGCTCGACATCATGCCGCAGATCTTCCACGTGCACGCGAAGTTTTACGACATCGACGCGGACGGCCAGGAGCCGGCCATGGACATCCCGCGCATCGTGCGGCAGTTCGTCCAGGGCGGCTACCGGGGCTTCCTCTCCAGCGAGTGGGAGGGGCACGCCTTCTCCGACCTCGGAGAGGCGGACCCCATCGACCTCGTGAAGA
This region of Leifsonia sp. fls2-241-R2A-40a genomic DNA includes:
- a CDS encoding carbohydrate ABC transporter permease, with amino-acid sequence MFRYTKKTLTIEIITLLAAAIMLLPFWILLVGSFKTLPDILSSAAVAPPTSPTFDNFVQLLSPASSSSGNIWAGLASSLVITSGSIFLLVALGSVAAYGIARSTSKWSRRSYYLFLTAIILPTQLGTLPLYIGARNVGLVGNPWGMILIYTGMLLPLSVFLYANFFRNLSQEYEEAAVIDGANRYQVFWRVVFPLMSPATGTVAILAGLIVWNDFFTSLIFLNGTPYQTLPVVMYSYVGSLVSQWNLIFAVVIVSMIPILAFYAFAQKKFIQGYAGGLKG
- a CDS encoding family 43 glycosylhydrolase encodes the protein MADAPRSAPDLGDGTFLNPVLPGDRPDPAVLRVGEQYYLTYSSFDASPGLTIWRSPDLVNWTFVTCALQHPLTTVFAPDFIEHDGRYYLYIPFIPSAWSDAIDEPQIWVIHADSPEGPWSEPVYTGVSGAIDPGHVVGEDGERYLFVNGIRSCRLSRDGLRAVTDLERVYDGWRYPEEWVTEAYALEGPKLFRRGEWFYLVSAVGGTGGPATGHMVIVARSRSVHGPWENAPGNPIARTWSADETWWSRGHATILDAPDGTWWMVSHGYANGYRTLGRQGLLEPIEWTDDGWPVAAASDIGVPLRKPAGASGPVAVPAPTDDFSSPAWGERWVFDNPGPEEASRAEFGDGLVLRAAGTSPADSSPLTAWAMDEAYEIEVEVEVREGATGGLLLYFDDRMFFGMGWDGAALPSYAGGIRTHWREPAEPGATVQLRLRNDHHIVTGWHRRPGEPWTRHGVRYDTAGAHSATMNDLKSLRPALFAAGDGEVVFRDFRYRPLQGGTPVEVAP
- a CDS encoding nuclear transport factor 2 family protein; protein product: MTGNRAAFERFCDLFYTQKRVADAFAFLVADDYRQHNPNLADGPAVAVEALTPKFDGDPEARFEIQRILVDGDLAMVHVKASGPGRPDAAVADIYRFHDGRIVEHWDVLQAVPAHPVHDHPMF
- a CDS encoding TIM barrel protein, with the translated sequence MYQLAPNIELLFTEAGDYHDRVRAAAAAGFTAVEMWGPTGVDAPATPKDLPALKAALEETGTILTAQLAEPRTQFMIPPWDHSEFYRKLDEGVAIAQDLGCPRIVVGSGTGFGGWKRQVQLDKLVEIYRKAIDQIDGSGITLALEPVNVRVDHPGSLLDRTAEAVYVARGVDSPYFGVLYDIYHSAVESEDMAAELRNAGSLIAYVQLADAPGRGEPGSGELDWEERLGILRASGYDGPIGLEYYPTQESAASVALIRDLAATA
- a CDS encoding GMC oxidoreductase, with the protein product MSRYPESVDVVIVGSGPAGATYARILSEEAPDAVVALFEVGPTVSDPPGAHVKNIEDPAARSIAQERSEGPGAGADTVSSPGAVTSGQRRARPGTYLLEEGFQEPGEDGMPVAAFSSNVGGMGAHWTGACPRPGGSERIAFLPDLDDLLDEGDRLLGVTTDAFDSAPFTALVRERLAAALDDGRPPAQRVQRMPLAVHRRDDGRLVWSGSDVVFGDATRANPNFTLYDESLVTRVLLDGGRASGVEVRDRRTGELHTVRAWFVVVAADALRTPQVLWASGIRPDALGRMLNDQTQTVYATRIRDAESVAPAGASGSTAEGDVGVDEIVDGAISEQSGVTWVPFTDEVPFHGQVMQLDASPIPLADDDPVVPGSIVGLGLFCAKDLQWDDRVAFSDDEQDWYGMPALRIHYRLTDRDRAVLERAQAEIVELAKVVGEPIGDRPFTMPLGASLHYQGSVRMGETDDGRSVCSPDSEVWAAPGVFVAGNGVIPTATACNPTLTSVALAVKGAKRIASDLAAH
- a CDS encoding DUF6379 domain-containing protein, translating into MIPDRIIEQGTLTTTGTRAAVEVRIPWYRALPASCIAGASLTIDGVPAPAESLRWELNGRVRTFEEMADDTEEWWFPLDSAVLSGEVPVAPDGGEHDVAVDLTVYIPYIIIGDDEVLHIEEHDTKTMKAVTA
- a CDS encoding TIM barrel protein, giving the protein MSAAASGLGSPIQGVTLYSFTRAFHGREYDLEGLIRKVAAESYGPGLEIIGFSSFRGFPAIDDSFAGWFRDLVAEVGLVQTSLAINADIGIHRDRLLDQDELIEYMRLQIEAAAKLGFPIARVQISITPDSMAALAPIAERYGVTLALEVHADQYASHPRILALRDRYEEVGSPFLGFTADWGATTVGFAPSLLEAYRRRGATDELLGQVVELWNEFYQAGPPADQADHGQRFGRFIGLAAQNGRPDLGIDFAINGTGLFGPARVDDWLEIMPWIKHVHGKFFGIDENHEEPSVPVRDLIALLVRNGYNGAISSEYEGWHWNYWQSPFEIIRDEQAVQRSAAQDAGSRMITDSAEARRQLAQWLPSTEGVSA
- a CDS encoding TIM barrel protein; this encodes MSDSDGIAGTGIELGTTLYSMTSEFAAGLYTPETLIAAVAENGIGPGVEFNIAQLLRTYPDVDSEFVTLWFDTLEKHGLEPSAVGTNLDMGRRKDRDMTPDEEHDFLARQLQTAHTLGFKRVVIRSAGRELLRSLLPLAEKYDQRLGYEIHAPQGPNDPKVLGIRELYDELGSDRLGFTADFSSTMHSLSPTLLAQLAKMGLDEKHFAVMDEIWHEPTPMHVRNQKFEDYLTGEGVDPARFGPFTRLAFNMHGLVPPEEWLDIMPQIFHVHAKFYDIDADGQEPAMDIPRIVRQFVQGGYRGFLSSEWEGHAFSDLGEADPIDLVKKQHALMRRTIEDAVAGVPA